A genomic stretch from Aerococcaceae bacterium zg-1292 includes:
- a CDS encoding MurR/RpiR family transcriptional regulator yields the protein MNLVEKIEANFVNFSPKERLIATYLLQEQHQLKNISIHELSHSIGTSAATITRFCRKIGCESFVELKMELQASATPVVDTKELDEFHTVLQYYNRVIERTAELLDEEQISRVIDLLMNANRIVIYGMGSSGLTAKEFAIRLSRMGLNAIGESDSHMMIIGSAITQAGDVVIGFSNSGETKEVIHAIKNAKQNKATTISITSIKGSTIAKLSDEVLFVHSSRFVNNEQFVNTQLPFFYLVDVITLKLLEDHNYATKMKTTVQEILQNTNFTEDLTS from the coding sequence ATGAATTTGGTTGAAAAAATTGAAGCAAACTTTGTAAATTTTTCGCCGAAAGAACGATTAATTGCTACCTACTTGCTTCAAGAACAACATCAGTTAAAAAACATCAGTATCCATGAATTATCCCACTCAATTGGGACGTCGGCAGCAACGATTACACGTTTTTGTCGCAAGATTGGTTGCGAAAGTTTTGTCGAATTAAAGATGGAACTACAAGCGAGCGCTACCCCAGTAGTGGATACGAAAGAATTAGATGAGTTTCATACTGTTTTGCAGTATTATAATCGGGTAATCGAGCGAACGGCGGAACTCCTTGATGAAGAACAAATCAGTCGAGTGATTGACTTACTTATGAATGCGAATCGGATTGTTATTTATGGTATGGGGAGTTCAGGACTGACCGCGAAGGAATTTGCGATACGTTTGTCTCGTATGGGCTTAAATGCCATTGGAGAGTCGGACTCACATATGATGATTATCGGTAGTGCGATTACGCAAGCAGGCGATGTCGTTATCGGCTTTAGTAACTCAGGAGAAACGAAGGAAGTGATTCATGCAATAAAAAATGCTAAACAAAATAAGGCAACAACTATTAGTATCACAAGTATTAAAGGTAGTACAATCGCAAAATTATCAGATGAAGTATTATTTGTTCATAGTAGTCGTTTCGTGAATAATGAGCAGTTTGTAAATACACAATTACCATTTTTCTATTTGGTAGATGTGATTACACTGAAATTATTGGAAGACCACAATTATGCAACAAAGATGAAAACAACAGTTCAAGAAATTTTACAAAATACCAATTTTACGGAGGATTTAACATCATGA
- a CDS encoding ROK family protein, with protein sequence MSYLGIDIGGTFIKYALLDEQGEALTKTYRVKTHCTDTTNYILDQVIEICQTMQAKYDFDGVAVATAGVVDSTSGTITYAGYTIPEYTGTPIKKRVESVTNRCCTVINDVNAACLGEYWKGFVPDSRPQSMVCLTIGTGVGGAVLIDGHLYEGKTYMAGEVGYLPLPGGRMFQDMASTTALLAHAQEALGYRVSGEQFFALLNDKDEKARFVFDTFIDSLAQGLLTIHYLLNPEYIVLGGGVLAQSAIILPALKQRLSDIAIDKRFLTAKISAAQLGNNAGMLGALYYHLHEAH encoded by the coding sequence GTGTCATATCTAGGGATAGATATTGGCGGAACATTTATCAAATATGCTTTATTAGATGAACAGGGCGAGGCGTTAACAAAAACCTACAGAGTTAAAACACATTGTACCGATACTACGAATTATATTTTGGATCAAGTGATTGAGATTTGCCAAACGATGCAAGCAAAATATGACTTTGATGGTGTAGCAGTCGCAACAGCGGGTGTTGTAGATTCAACGTCGGGTACTATCACTTATGCTGGTTACACAATTCCAGAATATACGGGAACGCCGATTAAGAAGCGTGTTGAATCTGTAACCAATCGATGCTGTACGGTCATTAATGATGTCAATGCTGCTTGTTTAGGTGAGTATTGGAAAGGATTTGTACCAGATAGTCGACCGCAGTCAATGGTTTGTCTGACAATCGGGACGGGTGTCGGCGGTGCAGTATTAATCGATGGACATTTGTACGAAGGTAAGACGTATATGGCAGGTGAAGTCGGCTATTTACCATTACCTGGTGGCAGGATGTTTCAGGACATGGCGTCGACTACCGCATTATTGGCTCATGCACAAGAGGCGTTGGGTTATCGAGTGAGTGGCGAACAATTTTTTGCCTTATTAAATGATAAGGATGAAAAAGCACGCTTTGTCTTTGATACTTTTATCGATAGCTTAGCACAAGGTTTATTGACGATACATTATTTGCTTAATCCTGAATATATCGTTCTGGGAGGCGGAGTGTTAGCTCAATCAGCGATTATTTTACCAGCACTTAAACAACGTCTATCGGATATCGCCATTGATAAACGCTTTTTAACAGCGAAGATTTCAGCGGCACAGTTAGGAAACAACGCAGGTATGTTAGGAGCCTTATACTACCATTTACATGAAGCACACTAA